DNA from Mustela nigripes isolate SB6536 chromosome 14, MUSNIG.SB6536, whole genome shotgun sequence:
CACGACGGCCCCCACGATGAACGGCCGGACGTCCCTGACCGTGGGGCTGACCTGCACGGTCAGCGGGGCAGGGTTCTCAGACACGTGCAGGACCCGGAGCAGCAGCCTGCCGGCGTggtccacctcctcctcctccccctcgccACTCTCCCTCCTCCGCCTCTCGCGCCGCCTCCTGCGGGCCTCTTCCTTCTCGGGGCCCTCGGCCTTGCCCTTgccccggccgccgccgcggCCTCCGCTGCGCAGGTACTCCAGGATGGACTTGGTCTGGCAGCCATGGACCATCTTCTCCAGCCGCCGGTCCGTCAGCTTGTTTCCCCGGAAATTGACCTCCTTGAGCTTGGGGCAGTCAGCCAGCTCCGCCGGGACCTCGCTGAGCTGGTTGTTGGACAGGTCCAGCGTCTGGGAGGGAGGCGGAGGGCGCGTGGTCACAGCTCGCCCCCCGGAGCACTGCCCCACCCCACGTGGCCTGTCCCCAGCTCCACGCCCAGACTGACACCTGCTACCGTGCCCACGTGGCCGCAGGGACGGCCGCAAACAGCCCCCCACGAAACACTTCCTGCTCCTTGCAAGGTTCCTTGTGGTGACGACTATCCCGACGGATgaagggagcagagaaaggagCTCGGGACAAGGGACACACGTGGTTACAGTCAGACAAGCACCTGAGatgagaaacaggttccccacaaAATGGGGCTCACGTTCTTTAAGTGAGTTGGGAAAAACGCGGCGCGAGTAACAAGCGGGACACTCCGCACGGACACACAGGGCCCCCAGCAGCACCATGCGCTGCGCCAACTCCACTGCCGGCCGCTGGGCTCCGACTGGCCTGCGCTCTCCGCCCCCAACCCTGACCCGGAGATGGTGCGGCGCCACTGCTGTCTGCGCTATGAAGAGGCTCGTGACGGCCCACGCAGAACCTTCCAGCACTGCGAGCGACCGGGCTCTGACAAAAACGCACGGCTGGCATCAGACTGGCCGAGAGGACGGAAACCACCGACAGCCACCTCGCAGGGCCGTCTCGCCAGAGCCTggcggggcaggagggacactaaGGGAGCTGTCTTCCAGTGCAGGGGCTGGCGCAGGCCCGTTTCCCTCCTGCAGCTGTGGGGAGGAGGACCGGCCCCCCAGGAAGAGCCCagccaccctccgccccttcccaGCCTGCCCGAGCCAGCGGCACTGTGGCCCAGGACACTGCACACGGACAGCCGTTCTCGGCCTCCTCCTGGGCCAGCGGGGCGCCCTGCACTGGCCCTGCTCGGCGCGGCGGAGACCAGGCGGGGGCAGCCGCGGGAGAAGCCCGTTAGCCGGTCAGCTGTGAGGAGCACAGGGGAAGTGAGGCGACGAGCGGCGGCGGCCGGGGGGGGGAGCTCTGGAGCAGAGGGCGCCTGTGTGCCCGGTGCTGGGGGCGCCTCCCCctggccctccccccacctcccccccacaacACATGCACCGCTCGCTGGGCGAGGTCGGCTGCAGCCCGGGGCCTGCAGGACTCAAAGGCCCAGCCAAACTGGTGACAGACTCGGTCACGGACTGAGAAGGGAACAGGGGCTCTGGCGGTCCAGACGAGGCCGTTTGCACGGCTGGTGGAGGGGACAAGTCTGACCCCCACCGTGGATGAGGCTATCCCGTGGCTGCTGAGACGGGGGAGACTCCGCGCAGGGTCACACCGGGCCAGGGCCCGATGTCGCTGAGGAGCCTCTCCCAGGGCTCAGCAGAGAGCGAGCAGCTCCAACAGGCTTCCGTCTCGCACTCAGGACCGGGGATGAAGAGAGGAAGCCAGACCTGGCCGTTGGTCACCCTGGGGGGGTACCAAGAGGCCCCAAGGGGCTGTGGGCAACACGATTTCCTACACCTGTGGCCATTTTGTGCCTCGCCAGGCCTTTCTCCTCACCCAATGGGGACTGGGAACGGCGGGGAGATGGACAACAGGAGAGCCCTTCCAGGGCCACCATCTGGGCTTGTGAGCCACAGCGAGGGCTGCCGTCCTGAGGTCAGGTCTGGCGAGGCCTGTCCTAGCTCCACCGCACACACCGGCTCTGGGGTCCGCCACGCTTTGGTCAGCCCGAGGGCTCCATCGGGGTCACCGTTGCAGCTGCACGGAACAGGCCAGCCAGGTGGATGCCATGTGCCGGCCGCAGAGGAGCAGcgaggaggggaggctgggggggctGGGCCTCACCCgccgccgcccccaccccggcaGCCAACAGTGCGAGGGTCCCGGGTTGGGGGGCTTCTCTCAGGGGCGACGAGCACATCGTGGACATCTCAGAGCAGTAAGCTGGGGCAGTGGTCAGAGCCCAGAGGGTCCCTCAGGCCCCGAGCTGGGCCCCGTGGGAatgtggcagggagggggaggcggcAGATCggggttctggaagctgggagccCTGTGGCGACGTGGGCACCGGCAGGTAAGAGCAGCGGACTCAGCGCGGGTTCACGCCTGGGAAAGAACGGGAAGGGAGCAACGGGAGCAAGGGAGCGGCAGGAGGAGccctgggggggcggggagtgtcCTGCGAGTTCGCCGCCTGCAGGAGGGCAGGTCTCTGGCCCGGAAGCCCGGCTCACACCGCGCACGCCAACCCCCACTGCTATGACACACGGAGCGGAATTAACTGCACACGACGTGTGCCCCGAAACCTGCCTGCTGCCCGGAGCGACTCATAAAGACCCCACCTACCCCCTTCCTGCAGGTCACACAGATGTCTGAGCTGGCCGTGGCCACTGAGTGCCTCTGGGAACACCACCGCTGCGGGCCgtgtgctggggagggggtccTCAATCCTAGCTGTgcgaccctgacactaacacgccACCTCGGCCACCTCGAGGGGAGCTAGCAACCGTCTTTGTTCTAGCTTCGTTCCAGCGGGCATGCCTGGCGGGGGCACCCAGACCCCACCCAGGCACCGAGCAGCCCGTCACCGCTGTGGCCACGGGGGGAGACAGGGCACGGAGGAAGGACTCCTAAACTGCAGGGTCTGGGCGCTGGACCGAAACCTCACAATCCAAGTGGAGCTTCTTTGTGAAGCCTGACCACAGGGGACTCCCACCTCTGAGTGACGTGGGTGGCCCCAAGGGGTGTGGGCACCGGTGGGtgcgggaggaggggaggaagcccTGGGGACATGTGTCAGCCCTGGCTGGGCAGAGCACAGCCCGCCGCCCGTGCTGCAGGGAGTGATGTGAGGCTGCCATCCTtggccagccctgccctggcAGCTGAGTCCCACGGGTGACAGAAGCCTAGTGCAGGGACAGATGCCCCTGGAGAGAACCCCCCCCACGTTCTGGGGCCTCCCGTGGGGCGCCCTGCTGAATGGCCAGACACCAGGACGTCGATGGAACCCGGCTCAGTCAGGTGGCTGTCCAGCCGGCGAGGCCCGGCACGGTGAGTACTCTGTTTTCTCTTGGGCTCCCTTGTCCCTGCGCgcggagtggggaggagggtcaggcCTTCCCCAAACCTGGGTCGGGGGCAGCTCcccgggggcggtggggggcgggcacCAAGGCACTTGTCTCCCCACTCGGGAAgtgaggggagggacaagcagaagcACGTGTGTGGCTGCTCCGGTGGCCCTGAGGGACCGGGCGATGGggcttggcttatttcacctgCCAGGGGTAGCGGGGACGCCTGGCCGTCGCTCCAAGCCTGCCCTCAGGGAGCGCTCTTGCGGTTGCACTCTCAGGAGCCCTGAGCCGCTACGTGAGACGTGGACTAGCCTGCTGGGCCGGGAGCGGCACCAGGACATCCGGGACAGAGCGCAGTCTTCGGAGCGTCGCAGCGGAGCCCAGGCCGGACTGCCCACCCGTGGACCAGCGGGACTGGTGAGCGAGCCAGCCCGGGCGGAGACCCGCTGCACAGGGGACAACTGCCGCGGTTCTGGCCCAGGCCCGCAGTCCGCCCCGTGCACGGCACTGTTCACGGCCGCAGGGACGCAGCGCAGGAGCCGGCGGCACGGCCACCGGATGCCGGGGGAGCCCACCCTCCTGCCTGAGTCAGTTCTCGGCACCCCAGCCTTCCCACAGCACGAGCCGGGACAGGATGTCTGTCTGCGCAGCCCCAGCGCGCGGCAACGCGGCTTCCCACCGTTCTCGGGGCACTGCTCCCGGGGGCGTCAGTGCAGAAAGGCCCCTGGAGGACATCGAAACCCAAAGGGGATCTCAACCAGCCGTGGCACCGCACCCTCCGCGACGGACAGGCTCTTCAGGTGGCAGAGATCGATGGACGCCGGGCAACAGCGCGTGGGGGTTCCGCAGGGACGACACCCGCGAGTGATGGTGTCGGGACACGCGACGGCCACGGACGTCCCTGGTGGGCACCCGTCGCagagaacactgaaaacaaaccTAACCGCCGGGAAGACATTCCGGATCGGGAGAGAAACAGACCAACCGATCCTGCGCTCAGGAGAGCCGTCCTCGGCTGCGTGTCTGGTACACGGACCCCCTGGGCAGCCGAGATCGGACAGATGGGAGCACACGAGGCACACGAGGCAAGCACACGAGGTCGCACGTGGCCTGTCACACGTCAGCCCCAAAGCGAAGCCTCCCGCCCTGGACAGCCACCGCGCCCGGCGTCACCCCACAGCCTCGTCTGCAGACGCCAGCAAGCACGAGGCCCTCCTGTCCTCACTGCACACACGTCCACACCCCCCTACGCGCACACAAGCACTCAGATCTGTGCAGACGGACGGACCCGCGAGGTCAGCGGACGATACCGAGAGGAACCTCTGCGACACAAGCCCGTGCTTTCCCGCTTCACGACGTCTGCGTTCACGGATGAAAACTAGGAGGAAGAAGCACCACAAATCTGCCTCTTTAAGGCTGAAACAGGGCGACGGGGAGGCAGGGCTCCGGGGGCCTCTGAGCTGGAGGTGGGCGAGGCCGGGCAGGGTCCCGCTCCCGCAGGCCTGCTCGCCTCAGCGGCCCGTCTGCCCTGCAGTGcgctggggcctggggagggggaggtaaGCAGCCCCCGGGCGGTGGGGTCTAGAGGACAGCCCGAAGCACTAGTGGCCTGCGGCAGCCCCGCCGGCCTCTGAGCGACTAAGAACGTCCGCCCGGGAGCGGCACTGCGCGGACACCTGCGGCCTCACGCGGAGCCGCGCCCGGGGCCGACCCCGCCACGATCGCACGTGTCTGCAGCCGGAGACGCGGACGGGGACGGGGGCTCGGCCGCTGGGCTGCTCCCGACCGCGGCCCGCGCCTGCCACTCCCGCCCGGCAGCGGGCGGCCGGGGCCCGGAGGCGGGACAGGCCGGCCCGGCTCGCAGGCCGCAGGCCCCGGCCCCGACGGCCCCTccccgccgcgccgcgccgcgcccgGCGGCCGCTGACCTTGAGCGAGGCCAGGTGCGCGATGTCCGGGCTGAGCTCCCGCAGGCGGTTGTCGGCGGCCGCCAGTTCGCTGAGCAGCGGCCGCGGGGCGCAGCGCGCCAGGTCGGCGGGCAGCTCGCGCAGCCGGTTGCCGCTGAGGTTGAGGCTCTGCAGCTGCGGCAGCCCCGGCGGCTCGGCGGGGCCCAGGCCCTGGCCCGGCGGCAGCGCCTCCAGCGCGTTGCCCGACAGGTCGAGCACGCGCAGCGCGGGCAGCGGGCCGAGCTCGGGGCTCAGGCCGGGCCCCAGCGCGTTGCGCCGCAGCACGAGGCTGTGCAGCTGCGGGAGGCCCTGCGCCAGCCCCGGGCCCGGCTCGCGCAGGCTCCCGCAGCCGCTCACCTCCAGGTAGTGCAGCAGCGGCAGCGAGAAGAGCCGCGGCGGCagccgcccgcccgccgcgcGCACCCGCCGCTCCAGCCCCGGCCCCGTCAGCAGCAGCTCGCGCCGCCGCTCGCGCTCCGCCAGCTCCAGCTCGGGCCAGGCCTCGGGCgccggggccgccgccgccgccgccgccgccatcgCGCCGCCGCTTCCGCCTCTCCCGGGGCACTTCCGGGGCATGGCGCGTCACTTCCGGCCAGGACCGGAAGGGGCGGCCCCGCGGCGGCAGCGTCGGGGAGAGGAGCGCCGCGGGCACGTCCGGGAGAAGGCGGCGGGGAGGTTCCCGGTGGAGCGGAAGGGTCTACGCGCGCGTTTGGGGCtgcccggggttgggggggacggGCCGGGACCCGCAGCCCGACGGggtcacccctcccccaccccggtcGGACCCCGAGCAGTGATCGACCCCCCAGCCCGGGTCCGACCCTGAGCCGTGACGGACCCCCCCAGGTCTGACCCCGAGCAGTGATGGCCCCCCCCGCGCCTGGCCCTGGGCAGTGATGGACCCCCCCCCAGGTCCGACCCTGAGCAGTGATGGACCCCCTAACCCGGGTCCGACCCTGAGCAGTGATGGACCCCCTAACGCGGGTCCAACCTTGAGCAgtccggggcgcctgggaggcttagCCTGATgattaagtttctgactcttcttTTGGCTCCGGTCATCATGATCTCACGACCACCGGGTGTGGAGTCCACTTGGAGTCCACTTGcggttctctctccctcagcccctccctgctcccacagTCTCCCGCTCTCTTAAAAGAATAATCAAAAAAGGAGGAAGTTGCCCTCATTTGGGCAGCTCCTAGATCGTCATGCACTGAATGAAATGAAGTTCTCAGACAAGGATCTGCGCGTGGCGCCAGGCTGCCTCCGGGAGAGACGGGGGCTGGATTCTGCAcgtagcttttgatttttatcagAAAAGCAAGGACAGATGCCTCCGGGCATGGCAGAGGAGtacagagagagggcacatgtCCTGAAGCCATAAAGTGTGCTTGTGTAGGCACGCGGGGCGTCCGTCACGGGATAAGGGAGGAGCAGGGCGTTCGTGCTGGTCACCGTCAGGCGCAGGAAGGGGACCCAAGGGTTACAGGCGTTCAGGGCTCCTCACCTCTGCCCCTGGGGATCGTGGGGTCCGGTTGCTTCGAGGCCATTGTGCTCAACAGCCCGGGACCGGGAACCCTGCCGACGTTTTCAGGGGCTCCACACTCGTCCCGTGGGGCTTACAGTACACTTTCTGAGAACTCCACATAcatgtactgaaaagaaaatgcGGTTTCATTTGAGAATGGGTATCACTAACCGCATTTTCCCGCTTGCATATttagtgtatttaaaaaatatttttgtaagttttatcAACTTATTTTATCTATTGAATGATTAATTGCACTCAGTCTTGACGTTTATGAATTTACGGTTCATTCCACGTTTTGTGATTTGTTTATATGTTACTCTAAATGCTTGGGCTGTTAGTTGCCTTGGTAGTTGTGTCACATGAATTGTGAACCATTTTTAGTGCAAATACTGTTTTTATGTGACATAAATACTGATAATGCTagtattgttctttttttcctggtattGCCATCACTCGTCTTTGTTAAACTTTCTCCGCATATCTTCCAGGTGCTGAGGGCCTTTTGGCAAACCAATGTAcggcacctggtgggctcagtgcttctccctctcccactccccctgcttgtgttccctgctctcgccgtgtctctgtcaaataaataaataaaatctttaagaaattctATAATACCAAAGATAGTGTGTTGCATATAAAACTTACTTTCTATCACTAGGGAGTAAACTTGTTGCTACATTGTCACATTTTAACTTCCTACTTACTGGAATGCTTAATGTCCCATTTATAAATATTGTGAAGTAGTTTAAAGTACCTAAAACACGAGGCATTCAGTAACATTCTTAATGGTAGAGTTCATTTTTCTCTAGATTTTAGAAGAAAGTCTAGAAGTTTTCTACGGTCACTTAAGAACTAGAAATCCACTTAAAATAGGAATTTTCATCTTCAAAGAGCAAGTTTGGGTGAAGAGGGAACATTATGCACTGGAGATTAAGCCCAGTTTGAAGAGATGTGATGGGCAGATACTCAATTAGATAATTTAGTGGAGTGTAGGGTAagctttgtttttagtttgaagGTGTTTtggaggtttttcttttcttttcttttctttcttttttttttaagattttatttatttatttgacagagaccaccagtaagcagagaggcaggcagaaagaggaagggaagcaggctccctgctgagcagagagtccgatgcggggctccatcccaggaccctgagatcatgacctgagctgaaggcagaggctttaacccactgagccacccaggcgcccctggaggttTTTCTAAGTGTCATTCCAAAAATG
Protein-coding regions in this window:
- the LRRC47 gene encoding leucine-rich repeat-containing protein 47, yielding MPRKCPGRGGSGGAMAAAAAAAAPAPEAWPELELAERERRRELLLTGPGLERRVRAAGGRLPPRLFSLPLLHYLEVSGCGSLREPGPGLAQGLPQLHSLVLRRNALGPGLSPELGPLPALRVLDLSGNALEALPPGQGLGPAEPPGLPQLQSLNLSGNRLRELPADLARCAPRPLLSELAAADNRLRELSPDIAHLASLKTLDLSNNQLSEVPAELADCPKLKEVNFRGNKLTDRRLEKMVHGCQTKSILEYLRSGGRGGGRGKGKAEGPEKEEARRRRRERRRRESGEGEEEEVDHAGRLLLRVLHVSENPAPLTVQVSPTVRDVRPFIVGAVVRGMDLKPGNALRRFLTSQTKLHEDVCEKRTAATIATHDLQAVRGPLLYTARPPQDLKIVPLGRKEVKAKDLVRQLQLEAEEHRKQKKRQNLSGLHRYLHLLDGKDSYPCLVDADGDVISFPPITNSEKTKIKKTTSALFLEVTSAASLQTCKQVMDALVLKMAEINKYTLENQEDGSLSDPDADAVSGQPPDPSGSSGAEKAGSTALVVEQVRVLDEDGHLKVVYPSKTDLGLAAPHVTVIR
- the LOC132001879 gene encoding uncharacterized protein LOC132001879 → MEPGSVRWLSSRRGPARSPEPLRETWTSLLGRERHQDIRDRAQSSERRSGAQAGLPTRGPAGLVSEPARAETRCTGDNCRGSGPGPQSAPCTALFTAAGTQRRSRRHGHRMPGEPTLLPESVLGTPAFPQHEPGQDVCLRSPSARQRGFPPFSGHCSRGRQCRKAPGGHRNPKGISTSRGTAPSATDRLFRWQRSMDAGQQRVGVPQGRHPRVMVSGHATATDVPGGHPSQRTLKTNLTAGKTFRIGRETDQPILRSGEPSSAACLVHGPPGQPRSDRWEHTRHTRQAHEVARGLSHVSPKAKPPALDSHRARRHPTASSADASKHEALLSSLHTRPHPPTRTQALRSVQTDGPARSADDTERNLCDTSPCFPASRRLRSRMKTRRKKHHKSASLRLKQGDGEAGLRGPLSWRWARPGRVPLPQACSPQRPVCPAVRWGLGRGR